The DNA segment CCTTTTTGCACACTCGCTTATGCTCTTGCCGTCGCTTCTGGCGCCGATTTTTTCTTTTGCCGCTTTCATCACCGCACCGATATTTGCACCCTCGCCAAGGCTGGCGATGACCTCTTTTATCTCGGCTTCTAGTTCGTCCGCGCTTAGTTGTTTGGGCAAATAGCCGTTTATGATGTCGATCTCTTTTTGCTCGTTTTGCGCCAGATCGTCCCTGCCGCCCTTTTTATACTGTTCGATCGAGTCCATACGGCGTTTGATCTGGGTTTGCAGGATCGGTAGCACCTTTTCGTCGGTCATCTCGGCGCGCTCATCGACTTCGACTTGCTTGATGACGGAGTTTATGAGCCTTAGCGTGTCGCGGCGAAAGTTATCTTTTTCTTTCATCGCCGTCTTGATGTCGTCTAAAATTTTCTCTCTGATGGTCATTTTTTCTCCTTAAATTTAAGTGGGCAAATTATAACGA comes from the Campylobacter rectus genome and includes:
- a CDS encoding GatB/YqeY domain-containing protein; the encoded protein is MTIREKILDDIKTAMKEKDNFRRDTLRLINSVIKQVEVDERAEMTDEKVLPILQTQIKRRMDSIEQYKKGGRDDLAQNEQKEIDIINGYLPKQLSADELEAEIKEVIASLGEGANIGAVMKAAKEKIGARSDGKSISECAKRLLG